From Pelomicrobium methylotrophicum, one genomic window encodes:
- the dapE gene encoding succinyl-diaminopimelate desuccinylase translates to MHPSIELAKALIGRRSVTPDDGGCQQLLAERLVAAGFHVERLRFGAVDNLWARHGTGRPVLCFAGHTDVVPPGPLDQWASDPFVPTVRDGVLYGRGAADMKGAIAAFVTAAEAFVREHPRHPGSVALLITSDEEGVAVDGTVRVVETLKQRGETIDYCVVGEPTCAREVGDTLKNGRRGSLSGTLTVKGVQGHIAYPHLAKNPIHLAAPAIVELVRTVWDQGNEFFPPTSWQISNVHGGTGATNVIPGHVTFQFNFRFSTASTVESLQQRLQAVLDAHGLDYALVWEMPYNRPYLTPPGPLAEALKAAIREVAGIEPELSTSGGTSDGRFIADICPQVIELGLLNATIHKVNECVPLADLARLSDIYGHTLRRLLLA, encoded by the coding sequence ATGCATCCCTCCATCGAGCTTGCGAAGGCGCTGATCGGGCGGCGATCGGTGACTCCCGACGACGGCGGCTGCCAGCAGCTGCTGGCCGAGCGACTGGTGGCCGCCGGCTTCCATGTGGAGCGGCTCCGATTCGGCGCCGTGGACAACCTCTGGGCTCGGCACGGCACCGGGCGCCCGGTTCTCTGCTTCGCCGGCCACACCGATGTCGTCCCCCCTGGGCCGCTGGATCAATGGGCGAGCGACCCCTTTGTGCCCACCGTGCGCGACGGCGTGCTATACGGCCGAGGCGCGGCCGACATGAAGGGGGCCATTGCCGCTTTCGTAACGGCGGCAGAAGCTTTCGTGCGCGAGCATCCAAGGCACCCCGGCTCCGTTGCGCTGCTCATCACCTCCGACGAGGAGGGGGTCGCGGTTGACGGCACGGTACGGGTAGTGGAAACGCTCAAGCAGCGGGGAGAGACCATCGACTATTGCGTCGTGGGAGAGCCCACCTGCGCCCGGGAGGTGGGAGACACGCTGAAAAATGGCCGGCGCGGGTCCCTCTCCGGGACCCTGACAGTGAAGGGCGTCCAGGGGCACATCGCATACCCGCACTTGGCGAAGAACCCCATCCACCTGGCGGCGCCGGCGATCGTCGAGCTGGTCCGCACAGTCTGGGACCAGGGCAACGAGTTCTTTCCGCCCACCTCCTGGCAGATCTCCAACGTCCACGGCGGCACCGGGGCAACCAACGTGATCCCCGGTCATGTCACTTTTCAGTTCAATTTCCGCTTCTCCACCGCCAGCACCGTGGAATCCCTCCAGCAGCGGCTGCAGGCGGTGCTGGACGCCCACGGCCTCGACTACGCGCTCGTGTGGGAAATGCCGTACAACCGGCCCTACCTGACCCCGCCCGGCCCCCTGGCCGAGGCGCTCAAGGCAGCGATACGGGAAGTGGCGGGGATCGAGCCGGAACTGTCCACTTCGGGAGGCACGTCGGACGGGCGCTTCATCGCCGACATCTGCCCGCAAGTGATTGAACTGGGGCTGCTCAACGCCACCATCCACAAAGTCAACGAATGCGTACCCCTCGCCGACCTGGCACGGCTCTCCGACATTTACGGCCACACACTGCGCCGACTGCTTCTCGCCTGA